The DNA sequence TGTtatcatttgagtttgatggactagctgctTAACTAGTGGGTGCAATTTGTCCAAGCTGGTTGCCaagatggtcatactggttgactaattTGATAAAGCTGGTTGACTGGTGAGGATAAACTGGTTAACCGGTTTGGTAAGTTTGTCATGTTGGTGGGCCATTGTGGTCaggctggttatgctggtcatgctggtcaacaagtgtggttatgctggtcatgctggtcatcaaATTTGGAGATACTTGTTGACTAGCCTGGTttagttggtcatgctggtaagaAAATGAAACCATAATAAGTACTTAAAACGTTCTTATGAAAGAAAAGACACTCGATCGTGTTCTCCTCTTGTCCATGCGGGCTTCCTATGTCCATGCGTGTCCATGCGGGCTTCGCAAAACTACACACGGTAGTTGAATTCTCTAAATAATGAGCTCCGAGGCGTGAGTGAGTGGTTGTATGTTGCTCCCTGCAATGGAATGGCGTCCTGTCCACAGGGTATTCCTGGCTTGCGGccagtgattccaggtaggctctggacccactgcGACCATAACTAAGAAGAAGCGAGTAAGAAGATTCTCAACTTCTTTTGACTTCAAACTCAGAATCCCAGAAAACTCTGGCCACTACTAGGACTGATCAAGCGTTCTTTTGTTTACTGGAACATTCTGCAAATCTTGTCCAGCCTGGCAACAGTTGCTATAAAAGAAAGTGTTTGTGGGCTGATCATGGATAGGTCAGTTTGGTTTTCCATATAGATGTAGTTTGGAGCTCAAATGTAGATAATTCTCATGGAAGATGTGCATAAATAAATTGTAAATGATAGGATCTTCTCTTTCAGATCAAAACATGGATGAAGGACCAGGACCCAGTGGTTGTTGTGCAATTTACAGATTTGAACAACTCCTTGAAACAAAGTCTCCTCAGCATATGTCATCAGCTTGCTTCAAGCTGCAATCAGCCATACAACGCCTGTCCCAAAAACATCTTTGAATTGAAAGAGACTTTTAACAATCTCCTGGCCACAAGCTCGGTTTCCTCTAATCTCCTGATACTTATTATAGATGGACTTGACCAAATGCCAAATACCAACGGACCTCTGGACTTGACCTGGCTTCCCAAGACTTTACCTGCTAATGTAAAGCTGTTCATTTCTTCCTCGCCAACAAAGTCTGGGCTTCTCTCTGCAATCAAGGCTCATTACCCAGAATCGACCTTGTTCTTTGATCTAGAGCCATTGGACAGTAAAAGCTGTAACCAGATGCTGACATCTCTCCTCTTGGCAGCCAACAGGAGGATAACATCCGGTCAGCAGATGTATGTAAATCAAGTCTTTAAAGAATGTTCTCTCCCCTTGTATGTGGAGCTATTATACAGACAAGTGAGGTGCTGGGGTTCAGAGTTAGAGATTACCCCTGACACGTTGGTCCCAGGGGTCCACACTAACATTGGCCAGTTTTTAGATCACCTTGAGGAAAAACATGGACATGTGCTAGTCAGGAGAGCACTACAGTATCTCACCCTGTCCAGACATGGTTTGACCGAGGCCGAGTTGACTGATCTCCTCTCTTGTGATGATGAGATTCTGGCAGCTGTCCTTCCACTGGAGGATGATGTGCCTTATAAATTGAGAGTTCCAGAAGTTGTGATGGAAGGGCTACTCTTAGACCTTAGAGGATTTATATGGGCAAGGAGCACTTTGGGCACATTGGTCTGGGTCAGCAGACACTTTACCTTGGTCGTCCATAAAAGGTACTTGTCTTCGAATGAACAACAGAGCGTGCACTCTTTGTTGGCCAACTATTTTAATGGTAGGTGGGCGTGCGGCACAGCTAAGCCATTGATGCTCACTGCAAGACTTAGCGCAAAAATGCCAGACAACGTTATCCAAAATGCCATGCCAGTGAAGATTTACAGGGACAGGCAAATTCCTGGTCAACCCTGGATGTTTCAACCTGTTTCAGGTTCATCTAAGTGTGCCTATCCCAATCTTAGAAAACTGCAGGAGCTGCCTTTTCATCTAATGCAGAGTGGCAATGTGGAGGAGCTTGGTCACGTGATGCTCTCACAAAAGTTCCTGAATGCAATGTTCCAAGGAATGCTAGCAGAGGAGTTGGCATTTTGGGTCGAGAAGGTGTCTCAGAAAGTATTTCCCAGAGAGCTTAAACTTTTCGCTACTTTCCTGAAAGCCTCAGCCTGTTGGCTGCAAGACTGCACTGCACACCTAGCATCGATAATGCAGGCCAATCTGTTCCCCTTCATAAATGTTTTCCCTGAGTTAGAGGAATTTGCCAACCAGGCAAGAAATGACGGTACTGGGGTGACTACAATATTATCCCCCACACCTTCTGTTCCCGCCACTCATTGGGTACTTCCGGCAGCCAAGGTATCTCCAATTATAAAGGCAGCTGTAGCTCAGTCTGGCTCTGCCGTAGTGATTCAGGACAATGGCTCTGCTTGGGTCTGGAATGGAAGTGATTCTGAAGGCTTCATACTCTCCCAGTCATCCAAATGTCTGCAGTTTGCAGATGTTAGATGCACTGCAAATGTATTCATGCTCATGACGCAGAATGATAAACTTCTATTATGGGACATTAATGCTCCCTCACACCTTCAGGAAGTTCAGACCCAACACATGGAACAAGGCCAACAGAGCACTATACAGAGCATCGATGGCATCTTGGTGTTCAATTGCAAGATCTTCGTATTTTCTAAGGGAAGAAGttctgtcagtgtttttgcCGAGGGAAGAGAAGTTGCCCCGCTCCAGTGTTCTTCCGGCGTAACGTGCATGTCATGTTCTGTGGATGGACACATGATTTGCTGTGGTCAGAAAGAGGGCACTGTGAGCATATTTGACTCTCAAAGTGGACTCCTGTTGGCCTCTTTCGCTTGCTCAACAGGAACGTCTGTGTTTGACCTTATCCTTGACGCGCAAGGAGAGACAATGTCAAGTGTTGACAGCACaggaagtgtgtttgtgtgggacaTTAAGATGATAACCATTCCAGAGCTCCTTAAAGAAAGCCTGAGCTACAGCAAGGAAAAAGTCTTAAATACAGACCACTCCGAGAGCAATCTTCTCCTCATCTGTAAAAGACAACGGATCAAAATAATTGGCATGCATCTGTTGGATGTAGAAGACCAGTTCAAAGCTCCAAAGGGCAAAACTTTTGTGGAAGCAGTTCTAGACCCTGAGGCACACTTCATCATTGCTTTGATAAAGGACTGCCCGTTCCTTTTGGTCTGGAACTGGGCCTCAGGTCAATGTGTGTTAAGCCTAGACACTGGAACCCCTGAAGCTTTCAGACTGATAAAGCTCAGGGAATGTCCTTACCTTACAGCTGTCACAAGCACAGGCGTCATCAGTTTGGATATGGATCTTATTTCAGTGGCGGCTTCCACACCAAAATCTAGAGAGAAAGTGGTGAAAGTTGTTGTGGAACCCGGTGGGGAACACTTTTATACCTCAGACGGTTCAGAGCTGGTGTGGAGGTGGACCGCTTTAGATGGGGAAGTGGAAAGCCACTTGCTTCACCATGGTGCTGTGGAGGACATGGCTCTTTCAACTGACGGCCTTCTCTTTTTAACCCTTGCCTCAAGCAACATCTATGTCTGGAACACTAGAACAAATGAGAACGTTCACCAAATCCACGATAGCCAAGCATCTCGGGTGTTGCTAACTCCAAAAGGCAACTCTGCAGTGTCTCTCTCAGAAACAGGTCTTTCGAGGGTATGGAAGTTGTGCAGTGGACATGTGGTTTGCAGCATCCATCATCATCTCAGAGATGCTGTCATCTCACCAGAGAGTACCTTCCTTCTGGGCATCAACAGAGGGGATCTCCTGGCTGTGAGTCTTTGGTCTGGTTACATCAGCAAACGGTTCTCTAGTTCTGAATGGTCGGAAGTTGTTGCCTTCCTCCCACTGTCAGACCATCCAGACTATGTGATTGTAATTACCACTTCGGGAGCTTTGTACTCATGGAGGCTAACGGAAGAGACTGTTTGCCACCAGTTCCAGTTCCCAGAGTCTCTCCAGTATCCACTACAGTTCTTCAATGTCTCGTGTGATGGAAGCTATGGCATAATTTCTGTAGATGAATCCGAGATAAACATCTTAGATGTTTACCATGGTAAAGTGTGCTCCTTGAAAGCTGAGGGACCTGTCTGTCATCAGTTTGTGGCCATCAGTCGTAAATATGCGGTCTATGTCTGCAGCCCTTCCATGAGGTGCCAGAGTTACACTTGTGACCTTCATAACAGGCATATCTTGGTTGCCATACAAGTAACCGATGGAAAGAAATTGGGCAAGTTGCACCTATGTAAAACCCCATCTGCTCTAACGCTTTCTGAGGAGTCGTGTGTGTATGTTGGATTTGAGGATGGCTCTGTTGGAGTGTTTGCTATTAATGACATAGATGGTAACACAGTTTCCAGGCCTAAATCTAAGACCACAGGACTGATGTGTCCATTTGATGAACCTGAGGTTTGGTCACCGTTGGCAGTGCCTAACATTACTCGGCTAGAGGCAGCTTCTGAATAACTATAAATACTGCAAATCCAAACCTCACACATTAACTTACAGTATAGGGCAACACGTCTGAATATCATGCAGGAACATATTAAAattgcaataaaataaaacttattattttgtcatgtgactgagCTAAACTTTTTAGATAATAACATGTTAGTTACCTGAATCTCTCAGGGATTAGTACTGGGTAGATCAACCAGATTCTGATATTTCTTTTCAGGAATCATTTGAGAATGTGCTCAGAGGGGCTCAACAGTCAGTAATGCACTGCCAATATAGCCCAGGTGGGTTATGTAGCATTGCTCCACTTACTTATTATAAGAGGAATAGTGTCACTACACCAGGCTCAGcgcgctgctaactgcactatgtaact is a window from the Salminus brasiliensis chromosome 13, fSalBra1.hap2, whole genome shotgun sequence genome containing:
- the LOC140575335 gene encoding NACHT and WD repeat domain-containing protein 2; its protein translation is MACVKVYLCSNPEDSVVERRFLRENVFPKLRDHCRCTYGVDFRVIDPYEGVDSANWPTQEVRLQFIEECRENSLGPFFVALVGEQYGQVCLPERLELSEFLTLLQVCQNMGFSCDVLEKCYRRDENSIPPKYCLISLSRQEMENNGWHDESEKARMMIQYVATQCVLRGDVNPEKAQKYFRSGLENDLRFALEGRSCADIRRCLCYVNNPGKQAVQGKKDDEPYTDFQTPSVRLKHLRDDFLPNLVRTHKALVYTTTTTEFDEQQSYAEDLGHQLFLDLKKLIDRSVVRKEDQNLDSFSQQRDLCAVFSRLYKIERDEVTHVRAYLEQDTKYPFVLVGGPCTGKSVFLAHCANQIKTWMKDQDPVVVVQFTDLNNSLKQSLLSICHQLASSCNQPYNACPKNIFELKETFNNLLATSSVSSNLLILIIDGLDQMPNTNGPLDLTWLPKTLPANVKLFISSSPTKSGLLSAIKAHYPESTLFFDLEPLDSKSCNQMLTSLLLAANRRITSGQQMYVNQVFKECSLPLYVELLYRQVRCWGSELEITPDTLVPGVHTNIGQFLDHLEEKHGHVLVRRALQYLTLSRHGLTEAELTDLLSCDDEILAAVLPLEDDVPYKLRVPEVVMEGLLLDLRGFIWARSTLGTLVWVSRHFTLVVHKRYLSSNEQQSVHSLLANYFNGRWACGTAKPLMLTARLSAKMPDNVIQNAMPVKIYRDRQIPGQPWMFQPVSGSSKCAYPNLRKLQELPFHLMQSGNVEELGHVMLSQKFLNAMFQGMLAEELAFWVEKVSQKVFPRELKLFATFLKASACWLQDCTAHLASIMQANLFPFINVFPELEEFANQARNDGTGVTTILSPTPSVPATHWVLPAAKVSPIIKAAVAQSGSAVVIQDNGSAWVWNGSDSEGFILSQSSKCLQFADVRCTANVFMLMTQNDKLLLWDINAPSHLQEVQTQHMEQGQQSTIQSIDGILVFNCKIFVFSKGRSSVSVFAEGREVAPLQCSSGVTCMSCSVDGHMICCGQKEGTVSIFDSQSGLLLASFACSTGTSVFDLILDAQGETMSSVDSTGSVFVWDIKMITIPELLKESLSYSKEKVLNTDHSESNLLLICKRQRIKIIGMHLLDVEDQFKAPKGKTFVEAVLDPEAHFIIALIKDCPFLLVWNWASGQCVLSLDTGTPEAFRLIKLRECPYLTAVTSTGVISLDMDLISVAASTPKSREKVVKVVVEPGGEHFYTSDGSELVWRWTALDGEVESHLLHHGAVEDMALSTDGLLFLTLASSNIYVWNTRTNENVHQIHDSQASRVLLTPKGNSAVSLSETGLSRVWKLCSGHVVCSIHHHLRDAVISPESTFLLGINRGDLLAVSLWSGYISKRFSSSEWSEVVAFLPLSDHPDYVIVITTSGALYSWRLTEETVCHQFQFPESLQYPLQFFNVSCDGSYGIISVDESEINILDVYHGKVCSLKAEGPVCHQFVAISRKYAVYVCSPSMRCQSYTCDLHNRHILVAIQVTDGKKLGKLHLCKTPSALTLSEESCVYVGFEDGSVGVFAINDIDGNTVSRPKSKTTGLMCPFDEPEVWSPLAVPNITRLEAASE